The following proteins are co-located in the Rippkaea orientalis PCC 8801 genome:
- a CDS encoding BMC domain-containing protein yields MPQPAVGSIETKGFPGIVAAADAMVKAARITIVGYIRAGSARFTLNIRGDVQEVKTAMAAGIEAIERTEGATLETWVIIPRPHDNVVGVLPIDYSEAVEPFRIAAEGAGSVLPGRR; encoded by the coding sequence ATGCCCCAACCTGCTGTGGGATCAATTGAAACAAAAGGGTTTCCCGGTATCGTCGCTGCGGCAGATGCCATGGTTAAGGCAGCCCGTATTACTATTGTTGGCTATATTCGCGCTGGAAGTGCGCGTTTTACCCTAAATATTCGGGGAGATGTCCAAGAAGTTAAAACAGCCATGGCCGCCGGAATTGAAGCCATAGAACGCACAGAAGGGGCAACCCTGGAAACCTGGGTGATCATTCCCCGTCCCCATGATAACGTCGTTGGAGTCCTCCCCATTGATTATAGTGAAGCGGTTGAACCCTTCCGTATTGCTGCTGAAGGCGCAGGGTCAGTCCTTCCTGGCCGTCGTTAA
- a CDS encoding NAD-dependent epimerase/dehydratase family protein, with amino-acid sequence MKILITGGAGYIGSVLTPTLLAKGYEVTVLDNFMFRQNSLAECCSYDTFNVVRGDCRDESLMKELLKEADIIIPLAALVGAPLCSRDKIGTTSINYEAVKLICDLASPQQRILMPVTNSGYGIGEAGKFCTEESPLRPISLYGTTKVDAEKAVLERENSMTFRLATVFGMSPRMRVDLLVNDFVYRAFYDRAVVIFEGHFKRNYIHIRDVAKVFVHGIEKFDAMKGKPYNVGLEDANLSKLELCAEIKKYLPNFVYLEAPIGEDPDKRDYIVSNARILSTGFEPEWPLGRGIRELIKGYTILRNTLYSNV; translated from the coding sequence ATGAAAATTCTCATTACCGGGGGCGCAGGTTATATTGGATCGGTTTTGACCCCAACCTTATTAGCGAAAGGCTACGAAGTAACGGTTTTGGACAATTTTATGTTTCGCCAAAACAGTTTAGCCGAGTGTTGCTCCTATGATACTTTTAACGTAGTCAGAGGGGACTGCCGCGATGAGTCCTTAATGAAAGAGTTGCTCAAAGAAGCGGATATTATTATCCCGTTAGCTGCTTTAGTCGGTGCTCCTCTGTGTAGTCGGGACAAGATAGGAACAACAAGCATCAACTATGAAGCAGTGAAACTGATCTGTGACTTAGCCAGTCCTCAACAGCGTATTTTAATGCCTGTTACTAATAGCGGTTATGGTATTGGGGAAGCGGGTAAATTCTGCACGGAAGAGTCCCCGTTACGTCCCATTTCTCTGTATGGAACCACCAAAGTTGATGCCGAAAAAGCCGTTTTAGAACGGGAAAATAGCATGACTTTCCGCTTAGCCACAGTGTTTGGAATGTCCCCTCGGATGCGGGTTGATTTATTGGTCAATGATTTTGTGTATCGGGCGTTTTATGACCGTGCAGTCGTCATTTTTGAAGGGCATTTTAAACGCAATTATATTCACATTCGAGATGTGGCTAAGGTGTTTGTTCACGGGATCGAAAAATTTGATGCCATGAAGGGTAAACCCTATAATGTGGGTTTAGAAGATGCCAATTTATCAAAGTTGGAACTGTGCGCGGAAATTAAAAAATATCTGCCGAATTTTGTCTATTTAGAAGCCCCCATTGGCGAAGATCCTGACAAACGGGATTATATTGTTTCTAATGCGCGTATCCTGAGTACCGGGTTTGAACCAGAATGGCCGTTAGGTCGGGGTATTCGGGAATTAATCAAGGGTTATACGATTTTACGCAATACCCTTTATTCCAATGTTTAA
- a CDS encoding ABC transporter permease has translation MALSIKANAQWSPFKRYLELLHILVEQNLKGRYRGSFLGVYWSLLNPLIMTGLYAAIFGTAFAKFYGDSILNYVLAAFTGLIVINFFSASTTQALASIVGNGALLNKIRLPLTIFPVSMIVANIFQFVMGPLPLLAIVTLLMTKNPLNVLALVFPLIALSLVCTGVGFLVSALYVFFRDLPYFYELVCFVLWISSPVFYPPEIVPQSVQSFLFLNPLSPIIESIRYISGIDTTIAADIPVTIMNIVMIVGHSFFNGIILLMLGWICFRAWQNQFMDLL, from the coding sequence ATGGCCTTATCAATCAAAGCTAACGCCCAGTGGTCGCCTTTCAAGCGATATCTGGAGTTGCTTCACATTTTAGTGGAACAAAATTTAAAAGGACGATATCGAGGTTCGTTCTTAGGAGTCTATTGGTCTTTGCTCAATCCTTTGATTATGACAGGACTCTATGCAGCCATTTTTGGGACGGCTTTTGCCAAATTCTATGGTGATTCCATATTGAATTATGTTCTAGCCGCGTTTACTGGACTAATTGTCATCAATTTTTTCTCAGCCTCGACAACCCAAGCTTTAGCCAGTATCGTTGGGAATGGGGCACTACTCAATAAAATTAGATTGCCTCTGACGATTTTTCCCGTTTCTATGATTGTGGCTAATATTTTTCAATTTGTTATGGGTCCTTTGCCCTTATTAGCTATTGTCACCTTGCTAATGACTAAAAATCCCCTGAATGTCTTGGCTTTGGTTTTTCCCTTAATCGCCTTAAGCTTAGTCTGTACGGGGGTAGGATTTTTAGTGAGTGCCTTATATGTCTTTTTTCGGGATTTACCCTATTTTTATGAATTAGTTTGTTTTGTGCTATGGATCAGTTCCCCAGTCTTTTATCCTCCTGAGATTGTTCCTCAAAGCGTACAATCATTTTTATTCCTTAATCCCTTAAGTCCTATCATTGAAAGTATTCGTTACATATCTGGAATAGATACTACTATTGCTGCTGATATACCCGTAACCATCATGAATATTGTTATGATTGTTGGGCATTCGTTTTTTAATGGAATCATTCTTTTAATGCTAGGCTGGATTTGTTTCCGAGCTTGGCAAAATCAATTTATGGACTTGCTCTAG
- a CDS encoding ABC transporter ATP-binding protein yields the protein MTEVIRLDQVTLYRRTQEEFSYDLKKTILTFLEGKYRQPTKKLILDQINFTVEAGEKIGIIGANGSGKSTLLKVICGILQPSSGQVRVRGDIAPLIELGAGFDPELSVIDNIILYGVMLGFPRQEMKDRVTSILEFAELKDYAWAPVKALSSGMTARLGFAIATDVEPDVLILDEVLSVGDESFKNKCQRRMDKLWGHNTTILVVSHGLEFIKQSCDRAIWLDRGKIRFAGSTDETIDCYLTSVQQS from the coding sequence ATGACAGAAGTTATTAGACTCGATCAGGTTACCCTATACCGAAGAACTCAAGAGGAGTTTTCCTACGATTTAAAGAAAACCATCCTCACTTTTTTAGAAGGGAAGTATCGCCAACCCACAAAAAAGTTAATTCTTGATCAGATTAATTTTACAGTAGAAGCGGGGGAAAAAATTGGCATTATTGGTGCCAATGGTTCGGGAAAATCAACCTTACTCAAGGTGATCTGTGGTATTTTACAACCTTCCTCTGGTCAAGTGAGAGTCAGGGGAGATATTGCGCCTTTGATTGAATTAGGGGCAGGATTTGATCCAGAATTATCGGTTATTGATAATATTATTCTGTATGGGGTCATGTTGGGCTTTCCTCGCCAAGAAATGAAGGATCGAGTCACCTCTATTTTAGAATTTGCTGAGTTAAAAGACTATGCTTGGGCTCCTGTTAAAGCCCTTTCATCGGGGATGACAGCACGTTTAGGGTTTGCTATCGCCACCGATGTAGAACCCGATGTCTTAATCCTCGATGAAGTGCTATCAGTGGGGGATGAAAGCTTTAAAAATAAATGCCAAAGACGAATGGATAAATTGTGGGGACATAACACGACTATTCTAGTGGTTTCCCACGGGCTAGAGTTTATTAAACAGTCGTGCGATCGCGCCATTTGGTTAGATCGGGGTAAAATTCGTTTTGCGGGCAGTACCGATGAGACAATTGATTGTTATCTAACGTCAGTTCAACAGAGTTAA
- a CDS encoding RNA-guided endonuclease InsQ/TnpB family protein: MLKVVKVRLYPNTEQQQLLEQSFGNVRWLWNYCLNLMNQTYLDTGKGLSGYEVKKLIPSLKKEHEWLTLTYSQCLQQTCLNLGVAFNNFFERRAKYPRFKSKHGKQSIQYPQNVKVLDCGLNLPKIGAVKAVIHRPIEDKIKTVTVSKNSCNQYFASILFEDGKETPLIGGTEGGEGKAVGIDVGLTHFCITSDGSKFDNPRFLTKHERNLKRKQQQLSRKQKGSNNRNKARKKVAKVHRKITNCREDFLHKLSRRIVDENQVIVTENLNVKGMMKNHFLAKAIAQVGWGMFMTMLKYKAENDGKTYQEVDRFFPSSKTCHVCLNQVGSLPLDIRHWTCENCQTKHDRDVNAAINLRDEGLRILTCGTRDKAYRQTVSRSNRGRKKSTTALVSG, from the coding sequence TGGAATTATTGCCTAAATTTGATGAATCAAACATATTTGGATACTGGAAAAGGATTATCAGGATATGAGGTCAAAAAACTGATTCCTTCTCTTAAAAAAGAGCATGAATGGTTAACTTTGACTTATTCTCAGTGCTTGCAACAAACCTGCTTAAACCTTGGAGTTGCTTTTAATAACTTTTTTGAGCGTAGAGCAAAGTATCCTAGGTTTAAGTCAAAACATGGGAAACAATCTATTCAGTATCCTCAAAATGTCAAGGTATTAGATTGTGGCTTAAATCTTCCTAAAATTGGGGCAGTAAAAGCAGTAATTCACCGTCCAATCGAAGACAAGATTAAGACTGTTACCGTCTCTAAAAATAGCTGCAATCAATACTTTGCATCCATTTTGTTTGAAGATGGCAAAGAAACCCCCCTAATAGGGGGGACAGAGGGGGGTGAGGGAAAAGCAGTAGGAATTGACGTAGGCTTAACTCATTTTTGCATTACTTCAGATGGCTCTAAATTTGACAATCCCCGATTTTTAACCAAGCACGAAAGGAATTTAAAACGGAAACAGCAGCAACTATCTAGAAAGCAAAAAGGGTCTAATAATCGTAATAAAGCTAGAAAGAAAGTTGCTAAAGTGCATCGAAAAATAACTAACTGTCGTGAAGATTTTCTACACAAACTATCTCGTAGGATAGTAGACGAAAACCAAGTTATTGTGACAGAGAATCTTAACGTTAAGGGCATGATGAAAAACCACTTCCTAGCTAAAGCTATTGCACAAGTTGGGTGGGGAATGTTCATGACTATGCTTAAATACAAAGCAGAAAATGATGGAAAAACCTATCAAGAAGTTGATAGGTTTTTCCCTTCATCTAAAACTTGTCATGTTTGCTTAAATCAGGTGGGAAGTTTGCCGCTTGATATCAGACATTGGACTTGTGAAAACTGCCAAACAAAACACGACAGAGATGTTAACGCCGCAATCAACCTCCGCGATGAGGGACTACGAATCTTGACCTGTGGAACGCGGGACAAAGCTTATCGCCAGACTGTAAGTCGTAGTAATAGAGGACGCAAGAAATCTACTACTGCGCTTGTCTCTGGGTAA
- a CDS encoding carbon dioxide-concentrating mechanism protein CcmK encodes MPQAVGVIQTLGFPAVLAAADEMVKGGRVTLVYFDKAERGEFLVAIRGPVSEVNVAMEAGKKAAEASYGGEVVSHYIVPNPPENLLAVLPLEYTEEVEQFRV; translated from the coding sequence ATGCCCCAAGCCGTTGGTGTCATTCAAACCCTAGGATTTCCGGCCGTCTTAGCAGCGGCCGATGAAATGGTCAAAGGGGGACGAGTCACCCTCGTTTATTTCGACAAAGCCGAACGAGGAGAATTTTTAGTTGCCATTCGTGGTCCAGTTTCTGAGGTCAATGTGGCCATGGAAGCCGGAAAAAAAGCGGCTGAAGCGTCCTATGGGGGAGAAGTGGTCAGTCATTATATTGTCCCCAACCCCCCCGAAAACCTCCTAGCGGTTTTACCCCTCGAATATACCGAGGAAGTAGAACAATTTCGTGTCTAA
- a CDS encoding Uma2 family endonuclease, protein MIAEIDKTPISIDQFVDWYPESSENCYELRRGIIVEMPKPRGKHSEIAGFVIKCLNLIIDDLQVPYFIPRECIIKISKDTGYEPDVTVIKRPNLINEPLWEKTSIIEKGESLALTVEVVSTNWGDDYALKMTDYESIGIGEYWIVDYLGIGGRRYIGSPKQPTVTVCTLVDGEYELKQFRGGDRILSSAFPALNLTAEQIFVAGVG, encoded by the coding sequence ATGATTGCAGAGATTGATAAAACACCGATCTCAATCGATCAATTTGTGGATTGGTATCCAGAGAGTTCAGAAAACTGCTACGAATTGAGACGCGGGATCATTGTTGAGATGCCAAAACCAAGAGGGAAACATTCGGAGATTGCTGGTTTTGTGATTAAATGCTTGAATTTAATTATTGATGATCTGCAAGTTCCCTATTTTATCCCCAGAGAATGTATTATCAAAATCTCGAAGGATACGGGGTATGAACCTGATGTTACAGTAATCAAGCGACCAAACTTAATCAATGAACCCCTTTGGGAAAAAACATCGATAATTGAGAAGGGAGAATCACTCGCGCTGACTGTTGAGGTGGTATCAACCAATTGGGGAGACGATTACGCGCTCAAAATGACAGATTATGAGAGTATTGGCATTGGTGAGTATTGGATCGTGGATTATCTGGGAATAGGGGGTCGGCGTTATATTGGTTCGCCGAAGCAACCAACTGTTACGGTTTGTACACTGGTGGATGGAGAATATGAACTCAAACAGTTTCGGGGAGGCGATCGCATCTTATCTTCCGCATTCCCAGCGTTGAACCTGACAGCAGAACAGATCTTTGTCGCAGGGGTTGGGTGA